The DNA sequence GCCCAGTTTTGTGAGATGTTCGATGATCGCGGGGTGGGCCATGCCGGCGTAGGTGCCGCGCAGCTCCTCGGGAACCTCGGGGTGACGCATCGTCATGCCCTTGATGTGGGCCTCATAGATGATCGACTCGGAATAGTCGTGTCTCGGGCTGCAGTCACCCTCCCAGTCGAAGAAGGGGTTGACGACGACCGAATGCATGGTAGCGTCCGCGGAATCCCCGCCCTTGAGCATGAGAGGATCGTCTGCGCGGTAGGAGAGAAGGTCAAGGGAGTCGGTGAGCTGTCCTTCGATCGCCTTCGCGTAGGGGTCCAGTAGAAGCTTCGAAGAATCGCAGCGTAGACCGTTGTGAGGATTCCACGGTCCTTCGATTCGATAGCCGTAGCGCTGGCCGGCGCGCACCTGCGGGACGTAGACGTGCCACACATAGGCATCGACCTCGGTGAGGGGAATGCGCATCTCGTTGAGGTCGTCATCTAGGAGGCACAGTGTCACGGACGTTGCCACCGACGAGTAGATCGCAAAGTTTGTGCCGGTTCCGTCAAAGGTGGCACCCAGGGGGTATGCCTTGCCGGGTCGCGTTTCCATAGCGCTAAGCGTCCCACGAATGCTTCCTGACTGGCAATAATCCGCGCAACTATGACGATGTGACTTGGATAACGGGGCTTTGGTTTTGCGTTCTGCGGGGATCTTCTGTTAAGGTTTTACCCGTTGCAAAGAACGGTAAACGTTCTGAGAAACGCGGATGTGGCTCAGTTGGTAGAGCATCACCTTGCCAAGGTGAGGGTCGCGGGTTCGAGTCCCGTCATCCGCTCGGGCGATTGGCGCAGCGGGAGCGCGCTTCCCTGACACGGAAGAGGTCACTGGTTCGATCCCAGTATCGCCCACGGTCATCCTGAAATCAGGATTGGCGGGCTATGGCCCGGCCGCACAAGCGGTTCACGCGGATGTGGCTCAGTTGGTAGAGCATCACCTTGCCAAGGTGAGGGTCGCGGGTTCGAGTCCCGTCATCCGCTCTCAAACGGGAATCCATTCGATCCCATTGGGTGTGGTGGGTTGGCCGAGAGGCGAGGCAGCGGCCTGCAAAGCCGTATACACGGGTTCGAATCCCGTACCCACCTCGGGCGATTGGCGCAGGGGTAGCGCGCTTCCTTCACACGGAAGAGGTCACTGGTTCGATCCCAGTATCGCCCACCAGTAAGCCGGATCTGACGATCCGGCTTCTTGTTTATTCGCGTCTTTTGGGTGGTGAGCGGGACGTCATATTTTGGCGGTGTTCCTCTCATGCTGTTGAGGGCGTAACTCTCCTGTGCCTGCATGGGTTCGTCTGCTCGTTCCGGCCTATGCCCCGCTCGATAAGCGCGTTCTCGGGGGCGGTGACGTTGTGGCCCGCAGCGTTCTTTGTTGATGCATGAGCGGTTGATGAGTTTGACGAGTTGCCCAGTTGGGTGTTTGTGCAGTGAGTGACACATACGGATATCAAATGTTGCCACGTTGTGGATTGTGTCGATTGAACAAGGAAAGCAACGCTTGTCGACCTGGGATTATGTGATGAACGCAAAACTCTTTTTGCTAATTCTTGACCACCTTGCAGATTATTGACATAAGATGGACACGCATGAAGCGACGTTGTCGCCCATCCCCTTGACAGGAGTTTTCTATGGTTACTCAAAAGCGTCGTTACCTCGGTGCTCTTCTTGCAGTTTTCGCATTGGTTCTGAGTTTCTTGGGTCTGGCGCAGGTCGTTGGCCCGCAGGCACCGGCAGCCGCGGTTCCGTTGAGCTGCCCGGATCCTACGACGAATGTCAGCAATAAGGTCACATTGGATTGGGACAATGCCCAACTCGTTGATGACGCGGGTCGCGAAACCCGCGCCGTCGGCGACTGGTGGGGTCTTGGCATCAAACTGCCGTGGAACACCGAGGGCCGCGTTAAGGCGGGCGACTACTTTACCTACAGCGCGTCGATCGTCAACGCCGCGACGGGGGAGTCCGTCCTGCGTCCCAACGTCGCTCGTAAGTTTGATGTCACCTCCAACAATGGCGTCGTCGTCGGGTGTGGCTCATGGGCTGCTGACGGAACGGTGACTGTGGTCTTCAACGACAAGGTTGAGTCTGCTGCACAGTGGTACGGCCACATCTCGACGAACGGCCTTACTTCCTACACCGGCCCCGGTGGCGAGAAGTACACCGTCAAGCTCGGCGACAAGGTCGAGCGTGAGCTTGACATGCTGCGTCGGACCCCCGGGGTTCCGCGCTACCAGAAGGACGGCTGGCTAACCCTTTCCGAGGACAAGGATGGCGACGAGAATAAGGCCATCATGTGGCGAGTTGTCTTCCCTGCCGGCGACAAGGCTGTGACCGGTGCGTCGATCGTCGACGAGGTGCCGGCGGGCTCTAACTGGAGCTTCAACTGTGACGTCGTTAACGAGTACACCAAGAACCACACCTACCTGGTGACTGATCCGACCACCTCCGAAGGGCTGGCCCAGGGCAATGACACGTCGAAGGGTGCCTTCGGTGCCGCCGCGAAGATCGAGTGCACCTCCACGAAGGTGACTGTCACTCTCGCGGAGATTCCCGCGAACCAGTCCGCGATCATTCTGCTCCCCGCCCACATTGAGGGTGCGAAGCGTGCCGGCGACGTTGTGGGTGCCTTCGCCAACACCGTTAACTTCAACGTTCCCGGTGGTAAGGTCGTTGAGCCGATCACGAAGGTCCTCCGCTATGGTGCGGCCGCCGATGCCTACGCGCACCAGACTTTCTCGGTGACCAAGAAGATCGAGGGTCCGCTGCCCGACTCCGCGAAGGATCTTGAGTATCCCCTGACGATCACGCTCAAGAATGACGCGGATCCCGCTGTGAACAAGACCGTCGAGGCCACCGTCAAGGCTGGCGAGACCTACACCTACCCGACGTCCCTCCCTCTGGGCACGGTCGTAACGGTAGCCGAGGGTGATCTGCCCGCCGGTGCTGGCATCACCTGGGTCGACGGTGACAGCCGCGTGTTTGAGGCCGCTGGTGGCGTGACACTCTCGGCGGATAAGCGCGAGGCCACCTTCACCCTGACTGACGATCTGATCTACTCGCTCACACTGACCAACACGGTCGCACCCAGCCCGGCCCCGTCGGCCACGCCTTCTGCCCCCGCCCCGACCCCGTCGGCCACGCCTTCTGCCCCTGCCCCGACCCCGTCGCCCGCTCCCCAGCTGGCCAAGACCGGTACCGACGCGGCAGGCTTGGGTGTGATGGCTGGAATCGTCGCGATCGCGGGGCTGTCCCTCGTGGTCGCCAAGCGTCGCAACCGCTGACGATGAAGTGTTTCTCCTGCTCCTGAGGGCATGAGAACACTGCGGTGGGCGGGATGAGCGTTGCTCATCCCGCCCATTCTTTTGTTGACGCGGATACGGCGCGGGCAGCTGTTGTGACGCGCGATGTTGTGGTGGTGTTCTTTCACGAATGAGCGATCTGGCCGGCATCTTGCGGCGTTACTCTATCCGTAGGTATCCGAGGTGCCACCGGCTCATGCTCATCGATAAGAGATTGTAACGGCTTCGTCGTAGAGCAGTCGGCTTGACGCCCTTGTTGTAGCTTTTGCTTTGGGATTGAGTGTCATTGACGCTGCACAACTGCTGACGACCGGCACCGGGTTCGGCGTTGCCCTTATCTGCCCTTCGCCCACGACGCTTGTTCACGACAGCGTTGGCCTCGACTGGGGTCCTCTGTATCAGGCTGACCCGCTGGGAGTGGAGGCGCAGACAGTCGCAGGGGGCAACCTTTCGTTGCTAGTTCGCCACGAGGTACACGCGAGCCTCCCACGGCCCCATCGCGTCGTGCGGAGATACATCGTGTACCTCATCGCTGCCCATACGCACAGAATCAGATGAATGCGGCACATCCGTATTACCCAGATAGAGCGCCCAGCGCGTCGGCACCCACGCCTCGTCTGGACCCGGGAAGTGCGGGGTGAGAACGGCGCCCGAAAGGTTCACCATCACGAGAACCTCACTGTCCGGCGCGTGGCGGCGGTAGACGAAGAGTGCGGGCTCACCGACGTCGATGCGCTCAAAGGTGCCCTGGGTCAACGCGGGAATGCGGTGGCGAGCGTCGATAAGCGCCTTGTAGTACGACAGAATCGATCCCGGATCCTGGATCTGTGTCGCGACGTTGATGGAAGAGGAAGAAGGCGGAAGACCGATCCACGGGTGGGCGGAGGTGAAACCGGCTGTGGGGGAGTCGTCCCATTGCATCGGGGTGCGTCCATTGTCGCGCGACATGGCTGCCAGGCCGGTCGGTACCTCGTTGCCTTCGCGACCATCGAGGTAATTCAGGGACTCGACGTCGCGGAAATCGGCACGCGTCGATAACGCTCCTCCGAGCATTCCGATTTCCTGGCCCTGGTAGATGAAGGGCGTGCCGCGCTGCAGGAAGTACGCAGTGGCCAGGGCCGTGGCCGACTCGCGCCAATAGGCTGTGGGATCACCGAAGCGTGATACCGATCGCGGCTGGTCGTGGTTCTCCAGGTAGAGAGCGTTCCACCCTCGCTCTCCGAGCGCGTTCTGCCAGCGAGTGAACACGTCGGCCAGCTCTCCGTCCGACATGGGGCGAGGCGTAAACTTGCCGTTTTCGAGCCCGAGATTCACGTGCTCGAACTGAATGAGCATGTTGAACTCGCCACGGTCGGGCGCGCAGAATAAGAGCGCAGACTCGGCGGAGGCATTCGACGCCTCGCCAACCGTGAATGAACCCGGATGATGAGCGAAGGTTCGGCTGTTCATCTCCTGCAAGAATTCGTGCAGGCGCGGCCCGTCCGCGTAGCACTCGTGGCCCACGCCGAATGGCGGGCGTGCAGGACCGCCGTCCGGTAGGCCCGGTGCCTTGGAGATCACGTCGATGGCATCAACCCGGAAGCCGTCGACGCCGCGATCGAGCCACCAGTTCATCATGTCGTAGACGGCGTCGCGTACCTGGGGGTTCTCCCAGTTCAGATCCGGCTGTTCGCGGGCGAATAGATGGAGGTAGTACTGGCCCGAATTGGGATCGTACTGCCACGCCGATCCTCCGAAAAACGACTCCCAATTGTTCGGCTCCGCACCGGCCGCTCCCGGTTGCATTCCGGGGCGCGCGTCGCGCCAGTAATACCAGTCGCGGCGCGCTGAGTGCACGGAGGAAGCGGATTCGACGAACCACGGGTGTTCGATCGATGTGTGGTTGACGACGAGATCCATGACGACACGCATGCCGAGCTCGTGGGCGCGAGCGATGAGTCGGTCGAAGGCATCAAGATCCCCGAAGAGAGGATCAATGTCTCGATAGTCCGCGATGTCGTAGCCGTTGTCCGCTTGAGGTGAGCGGTAGATAGGGCAGATCCACACGATGTCGATGCCCAGGTCCGCCAGATAGTCCAGGCGCTGACGAATCCCTTCCAGATCGCCGAAACCGTCGCCGTTTGTGTCCTGAAAGGAGCGCGGGTAGATCTGGTAGAGGACAGCGTTTGTCCACCAGGGAGAGGCGTGGGTGTGTGCCGCTGGCAGCAGATGTGGGCGGTGAATCATGAGGACCTGCACATCGACTTACTTGGTGTCGACCGTAGCGGTGGCAATGTATTGGCCGTTGTTCAAGTCCTGAACGGCGTTGCAGGTGAAGCCAAACGTCCCGCTCTTGCCGGAGTTAAGCTTCCCCTCAAAGGTGCCCTTCATGAGGTACTGCAGATTGCCCTTGTCGGTCGCACCGTC is a window from the Schaalia odontolytica genome containing:
- a CDS encoding DUF5979 domain-containing protein, with the translated sequence MVTQKRRYLGALLAVFALVLSFLGLAQVVGPQAPAAAVPLSCPDPTTNVSNKVTLDWDNAQLVDDAGRETRAVGDWWGLGIKLPWNTEGRVKAGDYFTYSASIVNAATGESVLRPNVARKFDVTSNNGVVVGCGSWAADGTVTVVFNDKVESAAQWYGHISTNGLTSYTGPGGEKYTVKLGDKVERELDMLRRTPGVPRYQKDGWLTLSEDKDGDENKAIMWRVVFPAGDKAVTGASIVDEVPAGSNWSFNCDVVNEYTKNHTYLVTDPTTSEGLAQGNDTSKGAFGAAAKIECTSTKVTVTLAEIPANQSAIILLPAHIEGAKRAGDVVGAFANTVNFNVPGGKVVEPITKVLRYGAAADAYAHQTFSVTKKIEGPLPDSAKDLEYPLTITLKNDADPAVNKTVEATVKAGETYTYPTSLPLGTVVTVAEGDLPAGAGITWVDGDSRVFEAAGGVTLSADKREATFTLTDDLIYSLTLTNTVAPSPAPSATPSAPAPTPSATPSAPAPTPSPAPQLAKTGTDAAGLGVMAGIVAIAGLSLVVAKRRNR
- a CDS encoding alpha-glucosidase, coding for MIHRPHLLPAAHTHASPWWTNAVLYQIYPRSFQDTNGDGFGDLEGIRQRLDYLADLGIDIVWICPIYRSPQADNGYDIADYRDIDPLFGDLDAFDRLIARAHELGMRVVMDLVVNHTSIEHPWFVESASSVHSARRDWYYWRDARPGMQPGAAGAEPNNWESFFGGSAWQYDPNSGQYYLHLFAREQPDLNWENPQVRDAVYDMMNWWLDRGVDGFRVDAIDVISKAPGLPDGGPARPPFGVGHECYADGPRLHEFLQEMNSRTFAHHPGSFTVGEASNASAESALLFCAPDRGEFNMLIQFEHVNLGLENGKFTPRPMSDGELADVFTRWQNALGERGWNALYLENHDQPRSVSRFGDPTAYWRESATALATAYFLQRGTPFIYQGQEIGMLGGALSTRADFRDVESLNYLDGREGNEVPTGLAAMSRDNGRTPMQWDDSPTAGFTSAHPWIGLPPSSSSINVATQIQDPGSILSYYKALIDARHRIPALTQGTFERIDVGEPALFVYRRHAPDSEVLVMVNLSGAVLTPHFPGPDEAWVPTRWALYLGNTDVPHSSDSVRMGSDEVHDVSPHDAMGPWEARVYLVAN